A section of the Rhizomicrobium sp. genome encodes:
- a CDS encoding polysaccharide biosynthesis tyrosine autokinase, giving the protein MQKRIADDEHEGHEAESFVPEDSGFSLVDFLRIVRVRWKVIAGATVVVTALAVAFVVLMTPLYSASAIVMLDQQKNSVESASAILSGLGSDQATIQNQVQILTSLELASRVVDKLKLDQDPEFNPQGAGWLAFLAYLNPFTWFPGDADTQAAAQGQDLARNAVIRKYLSRLTVSPIGLSTAMTVSFESEDPAKASKITNAIANAYVEDQLEAKFDATQKATQWLSGRIGELSRKAEEADAAVQRYKAEHNITTTGNGVSVVEQQTSDINSQLVMSKTVLAEKQAAYSGLLALARAGRAADSAAAMASPVISALRAQESDIARQLADLSTKYLPGHPKILDLEAQKANIKAKIDEEVQRIVDSARNDVSIAAAHVGSLQGSLSTLENQGATQNQDAVQLTALQSAATSARSMYEAFLGRLNQTQGQEGILTPDSRVISNAETPTSPSFPKKGLTIGLAIPAGIVLGLMLAFALERLDSGFRTTQHVESVLGLPVLSTVPEIVGLGKKGYEAADYVVDKPLSSFAEAVRGLQLGLSLSNVDRQPKIIVVTSSVPGEGKTTVAISLARIAARGGLKTIVIDGDLRRPNVAKSFGKENFTSGLIEVLLGQFPLDQCVTKDPKSDAVVLPCLKTPANPADMLNSQAMHQLVTSLSKAFDLVIIDSAPMLPVNDTKILSRMADAILFVVRWEKTPREAVVNALRSLADVHAPVSGIALTRADSERFRYYSYGYQNYYNYNKYYS; this is encoded by the coding sequence ATGCAAAAACGTATCGCCGATGACGAGCACGAAGGCCACGAGGCCGAGTCTTTCGTGCCCGAGGACTCCGGGTTTTCGCTGGTCGATTTTCTCCGTATCGTCCGCGTCCGGTGGAAAGTGATCGCTGGGGCGACGGTCGTGGTTACTGCTCTTGCGGTTGCCTTCGTCGTGCTTATGACACCGCTATATTCGGCGAGCGCGATCGTGATGCTAGATCAGCAAAAGAATAGTGTGGAAAGCGCCAGCGCGATCCTGTCGGGTCTCGGCAGCGATCAAGCGACAATCCAGAACCAAGTCCAAATTCTGACGTCCCTAGAACTCGCAAGCCGGGTCGTCGACAAGCTGAAACTCGATCAGGATCCGGAGTTCAATCCGCAAGGCGCGGGATGGCTGGCTTTTCTAGCCTACCTCAATCCATTCACTTGGTTTCCCGGAGACGCTGACACACAGGCTGCAGCACAGGGACAAGACCTAGCCCGCAACGCCGTCATTCGCAAATACCTGTCGCGGTTGACGGTGTCCCCGATCGGGTTGTCCACGGCTATGACCGTCTCGTTCGAGTCGGAAGATCCCGCGAAGGCATCGAAGATTACAAATGCCATAGCCAACGCCTATGTCGAGGATCAGTTGGAGGCCAAGTTCGACGCGACGCAAAAGGCCACGCAATGGCTCTCTGGCCGTATCGGTGAGCTATCGCGCAAAGCCGAAGAAGCGGACGCCGCGGTTCAGCGCTACAAGGCCGAACACAATATAACCACGACAGGAAACGGCGTGTCGGTGGTCGAGCAGCAGACGTCCGACATCAACAGCCAGCTTGTCATGTCAAAGACGGTATTGGCCGAAAAGCAAGCCGCTTATTCGGGCTTGTTGGCACTTGCCCGTGCTGGACGGGCCGCCGACTCTGCTGCTGCGATGGCATCGCCTGTCATCAGCGCGCTGCGAGCACAAGAGTCCGATATCGCCCGGCAACTGGCTGACCTGTCGACCAAATATCTTCCCGGACATCCCAAGATTCTCGATCTCGAGGCGCAAAAGGCCAATATAAAGGCGAAGATCGACGAAGAGGTTCAACGCATTGTCGATTCGGCGCGAAACGATGTCTCGATCGCTGCCGCACATGTCGGCTCGCTGCAAGGCAGTTTGAGCACGCTGGAGAACCAGGGCGCGACGCAAAACCAGGATGCAGTTCAGCTGACCGCGCTTCAGTCCGCTGCTACGTCGGCGCGTTCGATGTATGAAGCTTTTCTTGGCCGGTTGAATCAAACGCAGGGGCAAGAGGGCATCCTGACTCCGGATTCGCGTGTGATCTCCAATGCGGAAACGCCGACATCCCCCAGTTTTCCGAAAAAAGGTCTGACGATCGGGCTTGCGATACCCGCCGGCATCGTCCTCGGGTTGATGCTTGCCTTCGCATTGGAGCGCCTCGACTCCGGCTTTCGCACGACGCAGCATGTCGAAAGCGTGCTCGGTCTGCCGGTTTTGTCGACCGTTCCGGAAATCGTGGGATTGGGCAAGAAAGGTTACGAAGCCGCAGATTATGTGGTGGACAAGCCCCTGTCGTCTTTTGCCGAAGCCGTGCGCGGCTTGCAGCTTGGCCTCTCACTCTCGAATGTGGATCGCCAACCCAAGATCATCGTCGTTACATCATCGGTTCCTGGCGAGGGCAAGACCACCGTTGCCATAAGCCTCGCTCGCATCGCCGCTCGTGGTGGCCTAAAGACAATCGTAATAGACGGCGACCTGCGCAGGCCGAATGTTGCGAAGTCATTCGGTAAAGAGAACTTCACCAGCGGCTTGATTGAAGTTCTCCTGGGCCAGTTCCCGCTCGATCAGTGCGTAACGAAAGATCCAAAGTCCGATGCGGTCGTTTTGCCGTGCCTGAAGACGCCGGCGAATCCGGCCGATATGTTGAACTCGCAAGCGATGCATCAGCTCGTGACCAGCCTCTCCAAGGCGTTCGATTTGGTGATCATCGACTCCGCGCCGATGCTTCCGGTGAACGACACGAAAATCCTGAGCCGAATGGCGGATGCCATTCTATTCGTCGTGCGCTGGGAGAAAACGCCCCGCGAAGCTGTTGTAAACGCACTGCGCTCGCTGGCCGACGTGCACGCGCCGGTTTCCGGTATCGCATTGACGCGCGCTGATAGCGAACGTTTCCGTTACTACAGCTACGGCTACCAAAATTATTACAATTATAATAAGTACTATAGCTGA